The DNA region aatggccTTTTTACGATCTGTgatcttaaaattcaaaataagcaaaaagtcTAAACCTGTcccatttgattgaaaataaaaaaaataaaagttatacAATGTACAAGTTCAAGTTTTTTCAACGAAATTGTTATTTTCagcaataaggctggtacaaattttatttaaagtttttgtccccccccccccccttcaatgtTGGACTGAAaattcagggggcaaaaaatattttttcaaaaaacttcaatatttttatgaaaatttaagtgcaattaatagcaatcaatttaaaatgaattcccctgcgtttataatcatttttagcatgtttgggttgatttaaaaatattctgaatttttgaaaattttcgatgtctactatcgctaaaatttttgttgtgtgtgcgtgtgtgtgtgcaaccaaccaaacgggaccacgcggtcgcttcttacaaattgagttgtttccatgtattttagattttaaattctatacatgcaaataactcgcataggaaggtgttagctctgccgagcttcggtgacccatttctacgcaggctagccgtgcgcgaggtacttcagcttgaatcgacaagccccgccctaaagaacgtttgcatcaatcggattcaaacgttatttagcacttccgagtccttgtcaaatggacaaagacccagcacgtatatagtttgtagtagtagtattcctaattctaccaatccaaaggacgggggatcgaaccccggttcGAGTGACTTTAATGTTTCGTTCATGTtaagagtttcaaaaattcatatttcctggtctttctcgtttggagcagatgggaatcgaacccaggatcattcgcttacaaagcgaacaccgtaaccagtcagtcacGGCTGCTCCATCActatcgctaaaatttttgttttcgtcaaattttacattttttgaaaacttttattgcaaaacaactgaactagtgtaaaatacattttaaaacactttttctatgcaaatgttgaaactatggcttgttattttaatatttatatttttgccccCTTTCGACTTCgtccagagccgagggacaaaaacttttaaaaatatttgcatctgcctaataattaattttgccctCTTATGTTGGGGTGTCCAAAAACTTTAATTGAAATTAGCTCTGGTTAACTTtactagtttttttaaattgataaaaataaacaaagttttaCTTTATTGCTGTAAAACAATATTgctaataaatatatttatagaTTGGTATCAAATAACGCAATATGTTATTAGAATTTTCACtgcgtttatgtttttttaattactaaaatcttcaaaaatgcccctttttttaattccaaagttttcataatttgcaaaatgggtTTCAAATAACGCAAAATTGTGTAATCAAAAATGCAATCAAATGAGACGAAATGTTGTATAGATTACTGCAATTAGAGTTTTAagtgcaaaatactaaaatcttTCGTCAATATCTCTCTTTCTGAAAATactaaaacccaaaaaaaaaaatttgagtgtttttgaaatcaataaattttgtaatcGATAAAAATTGTGTTGTTACAATATGTAGGTGTTTATGATttcaaactcatttttttttatttgagcatttaaaaaaataggatttaaatatttttactaaAGACTTTAACATAGTGAacatcttttcaaaatttcgcatcattcaaaatgtaaattttgagttttttcgtaaaaaaaacggtaatttgagattttttgagtaccgtaaaacggggtgactttgaaaggtttgcgatttttccgcaaaatgaaaagtacaattaaaatacgtacggaattgtttagaatcatactgaccgtggcagagaagtgttcaaagtacctcaaaaagaacttttcataaaattagttagttaactattgttaagaaattgttgatgaaagtcgttattttaaacttctcaaagtgtcatgattttcccaatgaacatgattttgaatcggaaaacggaattcattttcggattctttcgACAATTTTACGCTTGGAGAAGGGtaaataaacttttaaataagaaataatatgtgttttcaaACACAATTAATAAaacatctccaaatttataggcaatttcagttgaacaaatttcatgtaaagtgtgaaaacttttgattcgtgcttcgaattcagtataaaatacaatataaatcaataatttaataaacaaaaccagttttaacaaatttcacgcCAAATTccatctttttaaaatttaaatctaaaatttatatgtattttgttataaagcttagttaactaaatataaacattcaccccggaatttaaactaagaaattttaatgtaactatttttcaaaacactattgaaaaaacttttttttttccaaaatagtgcatggactttgtgtggcctaccccagtacatgttttaaaaataataatcttgagaaaacccttacctgttgaaaattattccaaaaacaaattgaaatccgatcaaagtcaccccggtttacggtacagtagttgttcggtaactgggcgttgtttaactgggctgttttttaactgggcgctcgataactgcgCCGTAGttcagttaaaaagcagacaaacgtcaaataaccaaaacaaaccaaaatgactgaggggttaatggatgcaaaaatcatattcaataaataaaaaaaaaatcagacttttgtttaatttcaagttacaattaatgaaatatgaaaagtaagcattgtaaataaatttgagtaacttttatttttatatttcatctggaaaatattatgcatcggtggccccctcgttattttttattcagcccagttaacgagcaacattcggtgactgggctacgttttcagcccagttaccgaacaactgctGTACTTATACTTTAAAACTTGcaacattttcaacaaaaaaaaaaaacttgtgaatacttttaaattatgagAAGAGTTAGAAAGAATAAGAAAAGAAGTTAATTTCAAGAAGTTACTTTAGACGATAGACATAAATTTGAAGCAAAAGAGAGACAAgagatacaaatatttaaagtcACTTTTATGATTAACGAACGCTATTTTTTCTAAAGTAAAGGAAGAGTTGTATAGAAAAACTTTTGATACAAAAAGGAGCATAGTTGACATTTCATTGAGTTTTATTGAGTAGAAATAcgtacttattaaaaaaaaataaatgatttggcAACGTTCTTTCACATCTTACTTTaggaaaatacattatttttctGATGAGTCAAAATATTGCAAATCTGGCAACTCTCCCATGACATGTCGGcacttaataaaatttaatgaaatttttgaaaaaaagaaattgccCCTTGCAACCCTCGTTTAAATATAGTAAGCGcagtttgaaaaacttttttttcgggtgACGTATGAACATTTAAGATTTGGCAGCACTGCCAttagatatcgacattacaatTTTGATAGCATAACTTTGGTTTGTATGGAACTTAGGATAATGGAATCAAGAACAAAACAATGCTGAATATTCACCTCTTTATTCAATTCTGAAAAGTGGATTAGGGGTCAtaattaagctcgacaatcaaataTAAGAAAGGGATCTTTTCTGTGAACTGTTAGTTCGAAATTATTCCAAGGCCTTCCCAagattgagtctggactgtactgatAAATTCAAAATCCTATGATTCAATTAAACTTCTTATTAAACTTAtcctttaaatttttggattataAACATTTTCTTCTGCGCTAGCCCCACTGTGTCCCGCCCATAAAATTGCGTTTCCTCAGGGTGGGTGCTGTTCGCGGTGGCCCCAGGATTCGAACGTGCCACCACCGTCAAACCACCAACGCATAACCAACTTTAAAACTGCATGGTTTAATTTGCCTAATGGACCGCGCGCACACACGTGCTTCTGGTGCGTGCGTTCGTACGTGTGTTTGTTTGGTTCCTAATTAACGCAACTCCCACACACAAAGTTCAGACCGCCCGAGAGAGGCGCTCGTGCGGAATTGAAGCAGAGATTGACGGCGGCGGTTGAAATGTTAAtcgaattttaaactttttgttttttttttgtattttctagtGCAACATCAATCGTTGAAGCAAAACTCACCGGGAAGTTCGAGTGCGAGGTCGTCCAACCTGCGAGTCGTGATACCGACGCCGATGAACCCGTCCATGGGCAACGACGACATGTCCTACGTGGAGGTGGGTTCCAAATCGAAGTGACTACAGGAAACTCTTACTAATTCCTTTCAATTTCCTTCAGCACTCGCGGCAACAGACGAACCTTAACACGCCGGTGGTGGCCCTCCAGACGCCGATCCCGGGCCTGTCCAACTACACCACGACGCTGGGCTCGTTCGGGGCGCAGGACTTTTCCATCAATTCCGACCTGAGCATGATCGCGTCGTGGGGCGCGGCCGCCGCCAACAACGCCCACGCCGCCCAGAACGCCATGAACTCGCTCGGCCAACACTCGAGGTAGGTTTCGGTTCGTAGTTTAAGTGGCTTTTTAAACTCTTCTTGGTTTAGTTCGTTCTGCACTGTATTTtcctttcttttcttttttcttttattcttaCTGTACAACAAAACTTTCATTTCCGGTAGTTGATGTCGCAATTAAAACCCGCTCAAACTTACTCAGAATCTTTTTCAGTAGCGGTCTGCCCCACCTGGCCGTGTCCAACAGCACCCCGCCTCCCTCAACCTCCCCCCTGTCGTCCGTAAAGATCAAGGCGGAACCGATTTCACCCCCGCGGGAACATCACTCGTCCTCGTCCCACCACCAgcaccagcaccagcagcaacagcagcagcagcagcagcagcagcagcaacaccaCCATCACAGTAATCTTAGTGGCGGCGGAGGAAGCAatgggcagcagcagcacaacaATCAGCTGACAGTGACGTCGATGGCGTCCGTGATCGGAGGAGGAGGCCACAGTAGCAATTCGTCGATGGGCAACAGTTTGAACCATTCGCATCTGATACATTCGCGGCCATCGTCGACGGGACATCTCACGCCGACGCCAGGTGGGTTTGAAGGCAGTAACGTTGCTTGTGGAGAACTAAACCTACATTTAAGGAtttgaaaacgcaaaaaaaaaatcgttgattatttcaataataaaaatgctgttaaatttacgaataaaaaaatcaaaatttatgcaGGAATCTACAAACGCTGAAACGCTGAAAATGAACAAAAGGAGCTGAAAGtaccttatttgatttttaaatgttaaaaaagaaatgataaataagttttgaaaaaaaaaatatatatatattttcaaaagccgCTGGCCAGCAGACTTAAAATTATGCTGaccaattttgttgaataatttaTCCTAACTCAAAATCGGAGAAggtactttattaaaattttacattagtttattttttcaaactttcaaactttcatacaaataaaaaatacaatgaaaagttGATTGGCGAAAGTCTAGATAAAtatcagctatccatacaaaattatataaaaatattctaaaatctgtaactGAGATTGGATTTACCTGATCGATGTATTCagcaaatttggaagctttgcTTAGGATTTCTCAGAAAAATATTGACAttcgaagaaaaaaatgtttcttatttgaATTCCggtttaaaaaattcattttcaaatGGCCGGATTTGGATTTTCGccaaaataaactaaataagctagatttttctgcagaaaattcaaaacatttagaaataattgaagtttaaaaatttataaagccaaaatgtcaaaattgaaaaatctgaaaatttatagattcaaaagttaaaaaaaaaattaaaatatgatattctaaaatttctgaacgacgaaaataaaaaaaaaaaacaacaattttaaaattctataatccACAATGGCAAaagttctgaaattttaaaattaattgatcaaaaatttaaaaatcaaataccaatcaaacattttagaaaaaaaaacttaatctcaaaaattcaggaactcaaaaaatgctaaattcaaaaacacttaacattatgaatttcaataatccaaaatttttatgatcaaatatttaaaaattccgaaattcataaaattgaaaaattcaaacatttaaaattgaggaattcaaaaaatgctaaaattcaataattccaaaattcggtaattcaaaaatagaaaatcacaaaaaaaaaacaaatttcaattaaaaatctaCAATCTCTgagatgagaaaaaaaaaaacagagataaaaaaaattaaaaacaaactcGAAAAATCTGAAACTTGAGAAGCAAATTTGAATTAcatatattaaaattataaaatccataatgttttaattcaaaaattagaaaattgaaaatcaaaccgaacaaaaatttaaaatttcaaacattttcgaacttgaaaattaaaatattttaattaatttcaaaattcaaaacagcAAAAATCTACAATCActacaattcaaaaaaatgaaaaattcaagggtttaaaaattcaggaattctaaaaatgataaattcatAGATAATGTCAAGAATTCAAatgtcaaaagtaaaaaaatccaagattttcaaattcaaaaattaaaaacaaccataaattaaaaaagttcaaatattcaaaaaaaaaagaaaaattacttcataaaaaaaattaggccgatgcaaatatttaaaaaagtttttgtccctcggctttagccgaggtcaagggggggggggggggcaaaaaataaaaaaatataaaaatttaaataacaagccatagtcttcacatttaaatgaaaaaagtgttttaaaatgcattttacactagttcagttgttttgcaatcattagttttcaaaaaatctaagatctgacaaaaacaaaaattgaatcgaaaaaaaaagattttgcatcgaaaattttcaaaaaatcttaagattttttaataaacccaaacatgctaaaaattattttaaacgcaggagaatgtattttaatttgatttcagttggttgcacttgaattttcattgaaattttgatgtttgttgtaaatttttttttttgccccctgattttttgggccaattttgaagggggttgacaaaaacttttaaaaatatttgtaccagccttaataaaattcaaacaattaaaattcaaaaatacatacaaTGTTTAAATTCAATAGTTTAAAAGACCTTAAATGGAAAAATCCAAAATCATGAAGATTAAATCAAAgattaaaattgtttcaattgaaaaaactcttgaattctaacatgttttaaaaataaaaatttatcagtttaaattcttattcaaaaatttcaaaatgttcaaacttcacaacttaaatgttaaaaaatcaaaaaaaaagttcaagagcataaaaatttaaaatgaaactttaaaaattaaaacttataaatttaaaaataaactaaaaaattctaaaactttagagttcgatttttcatttaatttgtaAAATCCTAAgtgttaaaattcaaaatttttaaagttcagaaatatACCTAATATGACAAGAATTCAAAGATCAAAGCgatcaaaaatttagaatttcaaacatttttgaacttaaaaattgaaatattttaaataatttgaaaatttaaaacagcaAAATCTGGAtctctacattttttttaatgcaaaggaattaaggaattcaaaaacaaaaaattaaaatatttaaaaatgatctctaaaattcaaatcttaaaaattcaaaaaatcaaatacagtagttgttgggtaactgggcgttgtttaaatGGGCTGCCTTTTaattgggcgctcgataactgggccgtagcccagttaaaaagctgacaaacgtcaaaaaatcgaaatgaccgaggggttaatggatgtaataatcatgttcaataaataaaaaaaatcaaacttttaaatTACTTCAAGTCACaataaaagaaatatgaaaagtaagcattgtaaataaatttgattaacttttatttttatatttcatcaggaaaatgTTATGCATCGGtgatcccctcgttatttttcgttcagcccagttagcgagcagcattcggtgactggactACGTTCTCAGTCCAGTTACCAAACAAGtactgtatttacaaaaaaaaagaagctctCTTTCCCTCTCCCAGTCTGGAACAAGAGTCAACTGATGCAAAGCAGAAGAATCGGGCGAGAAAAGAGAGTAGGAAAGGAATCTCGAAAATAGAGAGTTGCTTTCTTGCTCTCTGTCTTGTATCGAAcattaatatttaatttaaaccattttttagtttaattcaaattttgatttcttttgtatTCTGTAGAAATTCACAAAGctttcaaacaaataaaataaattaaattgaaacaaGTTCGGAATATAATGAGAATTAACAATTTATAAGCCGCAAAAACACGATTCTATGCTTGTTTATGTGTGTGTGCCACTAATTCCGCAGTCCCGTCCCACCCAACCCGCCCCAGCGAACAGACCAAGCGAAAGTAACCCTCTAGGTTCTCCTCTGTTTGCAGGCTCGGTGACACCCACGAACGCGCCCTCCCCGGTCGACATCAGACACATAAacgtcggcggcggcggcggcggcaactCGAGCCACCTGCCCGACTACGACTCGCCGGTTTCCTCGAACGCGCATAAAAGACCCAGAATATCCGAGGGTTGGGCCACATAGCCCTCAAAGGGCGGCGGCCagcatcaacagcagcagcagtgtttCCTCGACGACAACTCCAACCAGATCCACCTGGGCGGCAGCAGTAGCGACGGGAATGGCCACGGCGGCGCCGGCTGCGACAGTGACTTTGTCCGGAAGGTTCAAcagcaccaccagcagcagcaacggaTAGCCGCGTCATCGCAGCATTTGCACCCGTTTTATCAGAGTGCGAGCATGAATAGTAATAGTAACAGCAACCACAGCAGCGTCGGCGGCTACCCGAGCCAGTGTACGTCCCCGTACGGTGGCAACAACGGCCACGGCCACCACTCGCCGTCGCCCGGGGTCGGGGTTGGAGTTGGCGGCGTGCatccccagcagcagcagcagcagcatcaacagcagcagcaacagcactaCTGAGCTGCGGCAAAGGTAGAGAAAGGTAGTTGGTAGAATCAAACATTCATCGTAGCTAAGtcggattttgtttttttgaggaGGGAGTGAAAGAGAGAGGGCAAACGATGGGGTGAGTGCGACAGGTTTGCGCAGCCAATGTGACATCATCCTaacttattacaaaaaaaaacacaacaacacAGACAGACAGACTATTGTACATAGAACAGCAACAGGTAAAAATCAACCGGAAAGGCCGAAGGAAGCGAGTTCTTCCTCCAGAGGGCGAATCCGGCATGTTTActttactctttttttttgttttcaagataagtgcaataatttgttttaaatgcatGTACTATTTACTGTTCATACAAGCTAGCaagcaaaaaatacaacaaaatgagAGCCAGTTCTTAAAGAAATGTGTGGGGAAAGGACTTGGATGAATGAAAGATCACAGATCAGTCAATTTCATtgcaaacataaaacaaaacgtTCAAATGGTAAGATTATTGTGTGCATCATTCGCTCCACAAAATATGACAATTTCGGTTAAAATGTGGGGatcttaaaaattaataatttaagtttGACATAATTCTTGAGCATTCTTGAATCTGGCCTTTTTAATTATGAcagttaaatttttcataaattaaaacaacaaagaaataaaaaaaatatatgattaattttaaaatctgattcttttgaaaaaagagtcatcaatttttttagaagttcTATTTTGTTTGCTGAATATTCCGAATTATCTCAAAAGTGTCCAAAAATTTCGGGTGGGACAACTATGCATTTATGAATATTGTTATTCTCTTTCAAATAGATTGGCTAATATTTTAGGAAATGCGAgatcaaaatattcaatttgaaattatttaaagaatttctgtttcgtgtttaattttttgaaccTTTCGACCTAATGTCTTTTTACCTTTTGCCTTTCTCATCCCTctgctttttttaataaaatcgattttttgtcatttgaacttttttttagatcGTACTTCATAAAATGCGAACATGTCCGATGcaaattttgtctttttcaaaTTGGCTTAAAATACTTCTTTAatcattaagattttttaaaagaaacaaaatggtgagttcatgcttaaaattataaaatgttcTAAGATTTAGGCATTAAATTCATTAAAtcatttatttctttaattatttttcaaatgtcttgatttttgcaaaattttattgaataagtTTAGATTattgaatgttattttttaattttaaaaccttaaaaaaatttttttttagtttcttaattttatttgtttttttttttaatttgcggcatcttttgtttttcttttttttattaaatgtatcaatttttagatttttttaattgttttaattcGTCAATTTCTTTAAAATCCTTTGATTATTTCTCAAATGTctggaattttgtaaaaaaaaatcttgatttttttatgttatttgaatttttttaaactttttcatttttttttaattcccggaatctattaattttttaaatttcttttcattCAATATATCaattgttagatttttgaattgtttaaatttgtcaaTCTCTTCTTCAAATGAATTTAgattttcttaatattttttttatttaattatctgaatttttggttttttttaatgttttaatttttgaactattattttttcaatttttaatttttttgaaatttgaactattattttttcaattttgaaattttttgaagcttttgatttttttgttttttttttcatacaaaatttcaaaccatTCGGATTAATACAATAGGAATCCTTTGTTTTGtttaggccaatgcaaatatttaaaaagttttgtccctcggccctggccgaggtcaaggggggggtgggggcaaaaaaataaaaaaaatataaaaatttaaataacaagccatagtcttcacatttaaatgaaaaaagtgttttaaaatgcattttacactagttcagttgttttgcaatcatcagtttcaaaaaatttaagatctgacaaaaacaaaaattgtatcgaaaaaaaaagatttcgcatcgaaaattttcaaaaaaatttaagattttttaataaacccaaacatgctaaaaatgattttaaacgcagaagaatgtattttaatttgatttcagctggttgcacttaaattttcattgaaattttgaagtttattgtaaaaatatttttttgccccctgatttttcgggccaattttgaagggggggggggggggggggggtgacaaaaactttaaaaaatatttgtaccagccttatttaaaacaaaatcaattttaattttatttctttaatttatagATTTGGACTTTTTTACAACgatgttatttttcaaattgactgatcctagtttttttaaatttatttttcaaaatttatttgaatgttagatttctgaacattttattttcaaaatttttagttttataatatttttgggatttttttttaatattttgatttatgaaccttatttttttgaattttggaatgttgaatgttttgaaattctttttttttttcaaacgaaatttcaaacctttcggtttaaaaaataggATTCTTTTGATTATAttgattaaaaacaaaattaatttttatttaatttttaactttcatttctTCAAATAATAGATTTggactcattttttaaatcgatagtacagtggactctctggctgtcgatcatctcgatatcaatattgctccagctgtcaataaaattttcagtcccttcaagaagattgctttgattttccattctataatttgattactccctctctcgacggtcccttcaatatcgacatcgAGAGAGTTCACTGTGTTTTAAAAATCTTCTGATCCTTATTTTTTATGCATAAACATTCTGTTTTTCacttgaattttagattttttcgttTATTTCCGTACATGATATGATTTTTGTGCATTCtagaactttattttttcctaaTAATTCGCGTATAAATGCATAATATGGGacatttttgtgataatttaattaaattttaaaaaaaatctgaaaatttacaaaatagaaAGTTGATTAAGTTCGGATTCCTCTAATCTACATGGTGAAAGAAGCATTATGGTCCGAATAACTCAACAATGATCAAAATGCCATCTATGGGCCATCTATGCAATTATGGGCAATTTAGGTTTTGATATCTTAGGACTTTTCGTTCTTTCGACCTATTATTTCGCCCTCCTTTAATTTTCAGTCGCACTCTTTGCCTGCTATATGAGTTTTTCTCGGGTTTAATTTCCGAGAAATACCTTTTGCGTAAGTTGATAaagattcaaattattttattttatttttctaatatttttgtttggagGAATGCTGGAATATTTCAAACTtgaattatcattttttgtgaGCGTATGAAGCACTGAAAAAAAGAACATTATACATCAGACAAAACCGGATCGTGCGAAGAAACGCCAAACttgaaatcacaaaaaaacccaGTCCCACCCCTGTACAATTTGACGTTTTAAACGTGGTGGAATGTGTGTCTCACGTGTAAATGTTTGCAACCCCTCCGGATTTACGTTCCAATAGCCACCAATTACGGTTTGATGATAAGGTCGGCGAAAAATGCGTGGATTATTATTCGTGTTTTAAGGCAAAAACTCAATTGTGTATCTGTTTACATGTTTGAAATGTGTTCAATGTTGCGAGTTAAGTGGACCCCccctgagaaaaaaaaaggtaaCTGGCATGGGAGTCTTTTTcgagttgatttattttttaacgatTAAATTCGTTGCAAACAACATCCGGACCgaacttttctttaaaatacgTACGTACCCCTAACAAAACAAAGATCCCAATCGATCCGGCTTGAAAAGTCATGATACTCATAACGTTAGCGAAAGACGACGAGATTAGGATGCAAATTTCTCTCGGTGCgtgaaaaaattaagcaaaaaacaTATCAACATCGGAAGcggaaaaaatgcgatttctgACAACACaacatcatcatcaaaagagtGCGATTTGCGAGTGTGTGAGAGAGAATTTGAGGTGagtcgtgcgcgagagagaacAATAGAAATACCGAATTTTATGCTGCTGCAAGAATGAGATTGAGCGTAGCG from Culex quinquefasciatus strain JHB chromosome 3, VPISU_Cqui_1.0_pri_paternal, whole genome shotgun sequence includes:
- the LOC119769363 gene encoding ell-associated factor Eaf-like, translated to PSKGGGQHQQQQQCFLDDNSNQIHLGGSSSDGNGHGGAGCDSDFVRKVQQHHQQQQRIAASSQHLHPFYQSASMNSNSNSNHSSVGGYPSQCTSPYGGNNGHGHHSPSPGVGVGVGGVHPQQQQQQHQQQQQQHY